In the genome of Polaromonas vacuolata, the window ACCAGTTCTTCTATATAGCCCGGTACCTGCACAGCTTCTGGCGGCAGATGGCTTGACTGGGCAATCCGAACGGCTTTGCGGCGGTAAGCGCCGGGCGTGGCGTCGCCTTCGCGCACCAGACCCTGCACCGCCAAAGTGTGTAGCTCACGGATGAAATGCTCGGAGATCACCGACCCCGGATCGATTGCAGTCTCAATGAAAACCATGGCTTGCTCGATGTTGTCAATTTCACGCAATTGGTCATCCGCGCTGGCGCTACCGTCTAGTGCGCTTTCAACATAGTCTGCCAATGTGGTGTGGTTACCTTCAATGCGAGCAGAACCCAAACTCTCCAATATATGAAAGACGCGCTTGAGCTGAAAAAACACCGGCGCAGGTGTGGTGCCCGCCAGTTGCAGGCGGCGTAAGTGCTCTAGCTCGGTCAGCACGTCAACTAAAGGGGAGTCAAAACTCGGGTTTATCAGCGCTAGATGGATGTGAAAAAATTCCGGCATGATGCTCCTTTATCTTTAATCTAGGGTAGTAGCTTTCTGTAATTTTATAAAAAAAAACCATTTAAAAACAACAATTTATTTACTTTTTGCCAGAAGATTATCTGTAATTTCTGAAGAATACTATCTCAATATCTTGGCACTGTACAACGCTGAAATGCTATGGCCAATAAGGTAATTACGGTTCTTATCGCTAAACCTCGGAGCCAACCAAGTAGAACAACGCAAAAAGCCGCACCAACGCAGTGAGTCACTGCATCAGTGCGGCTGAGCGGCCAAGTACGAAAGCTTTAACAAAAGCTTTTAGCTTGACGATTAAATCCCCACAACCGCCCCATCAGTACGCGGCTCAGTGCCGCCGCACAGCACGCCGGAGGCATCGCGCCAAATGATTTGGCCGCGCCCAAAAGACATCCGATTCGATTGCCAATTCACCGCATGGCCGCGCGCCGCCAGACCTCTGAAAATATGCTCTGGTGTGGTGCTTTCAATCTGCACTTGCAGACCTTTTTCCCATTCCCAACGCGGCGCATCTAGCGCAGCTTGTGGGTTCAGGTGAAAGTCCACCGTGTTCATAATCATTTGCAGATGGCCTTGCGGTTGCATAAAGCCGCCCATCACGCCGAACGGTCCAACTGGCATGCCGTTCTTGGTCAGAAAGCCCGGAATAATCGTGTGATAAGGTTTTTTACCCGGCGCTAAGCTGTTGGCGTGGTCTGGGTCAAGCGTGAAATTGTGACCCCGGTTATGCAGCGCTATGCCAGTGCCGGGCACCACCATGCCGCTGCCAAAACCCATGTAATTGCTTTGGATCATGGAGACCATATTGCCTTCATCATCGGCAGTGGTTAAAAACACCGTACCACCTTGAGGTGGTGTGCCGGGCAAGGGTTGGCTGGCGTTTTGGCCAATCATTTGACGCCGTTCGTGGGCATAGCCTTCCGACAGCAAGTCCTCGACTTTCACGCGCATATGACGCGGGTCAGCAATGTGTTTGAGACCATCGGCAAAAGCTAGCTTGATGGCTTCAATCTGGCGGTGATAGGTCAGCACGGAGTCGCGCTCAGAAAAGTCAAAACCCTTGAGTATGTTCAGACCAATTAAGGCGACCAAACCGTGGCCGCTGGGCGGGATTTCCCAGACGTCGTAGCCACGGTAATTCACGCTAATCGGGTCTACCCACTCGACCGCATAGTCGGCTAAATCTTGGGCACTGAGGTGACCACCAGCGCCTTGCACGCAGGCGGCAATTTTCTCGGCCAGCGGGCCACGGTAAAAACTCTCGGCATGGCTTTCGGCAATAGAGGTCAAAGTGTCGGCATGACCGGGCAGGCGAATCATCTCGCCAGCGTTCGGTGCGCGCTGTGCGGCGAAAGTGTCAAACCAAGCTTTAAAGTGCGGCTCGGTTAAATTTTTTCTAAACACTTTTGTCGCTTGCTGCCATGCATAAGCGACCGATGGCGAGACCGGAAAACCGTTCGCCGCATAGTTAATCGCCGCACTCATGGAAGCGGTCAGCGGCAAATTACCAAAGCGCTTGGCCAACGCCGCCCAAGCTGCCGGCGTGCCCGGAACTGTGACCGACAGTGGGCCGTATTTAGGCATTTCCTTGTGACCTAAGGCCGCCATGCTTTGCAAACTACTGGCCTGTGCAGCCGGGCCGCTGGCGTTAAGTCCATGCAGTTTTCCGCCGTGCCAGACCAGCGCAAAAGCATCACCGCCAATGCCGTTAGCAGACGGCTCAAGTACCGTCAAGGCAGCAGCAGTTGCAATCGCCGCATCAATCGCATTACCCCCTGCTTGCAGCACTTGTATGCCGGCCTGCGCCGCTAGCGGCTGCGAGGTAGCGACCATGCCGCGGCTGGCGTAGACCACGTTGCGGCGCGATGCATAAGGAAAGTGTTGGGGATCAAACTCAAGCATTCTTGTCTCTTTCTTTTAATTGAAATTATTTGTGGCGCGGATCGAGCGCATCGCGCAGTCCATCGCCTAAAAGGTTAAAGGACAGCACCAACAAAAAGATGGACAGTCCCGGCCATAGCGCCATCCACGGCGCGTTGTCAACATAGTTTTTAGCCGTGTTGAGCATACTGCCCCAGCTAGGCGCAGGCGGTTGCTGACCCAGACCGAGAAAAGACAAGCTGGCCTCGGCAATCACCGCCGCGGCAATCGCCAACGTGGCTTGCACAATCAGTGGCGGCAAGATATTCGGCAGTATGTGGCGAATCGCAATACGCCAATGCGGGTTACCAATGGCGCGTGCAGCTTCGACAAAATCTTCAACCTTGACCGACAACACTTGACCCCGGGTTAAGCGAATAAAAACCGGCGTAGCAGACACTCCGATAGCAATCATGGCGTTGGTCAAACTGGGGCCAAGAAAAGCAGCTAATGCGATGGCCAAAATTAAAAACGGCACAGCCAGCATGGCATCAGTAAAGCGCGAGATCACGCCATCAACCCAGCCGCCTAGATAACCCGCCAAAAGACCAATCGGCACACCCAAGCACATGGCGATGCTGACTGATACTAGGCCGGCTAAAAGCGAAGCACGCGCGCCCCAAATCACACGCGAGAACACATCGCGGCCGATCTCGTCAGTGCCAAACAGATATGCCGCGCTAGGCGCTTTACGCACCGCGCTCCAACTGGTTTGCAAGGGATCTTGCGGCGCTATCCAAGGCGCGAACAAGGCCAGCAAAACAAACATCAACACAATGATTAAACCCAGTATGGCACCACGACGGCGCAGTAAGCGCAGCAAAGCACGCTTAGCGGGCGACAGCTCTCGCGGTGTGAACGCAGGCTTGGCCACGGATAAATTAACGGCACTCATGGCTTAACCCCGAAGACGTGGATTGACATAAAAATAAGCTAAGTCGGCGAGCAAGTTCAGCAGTATGTAAACGCTAGAAGTAAATAGCACCACGCCCTGCACCACTGCGTAATCGCGATTAAAAACCGCATCCACAATCAGCTTGCCAAAACCCGGAATAGAAAATACCTGTTCAGTCAACACGGCGCCAGACAGCAGCGTGCCAAACTCCAGTGCACCCAGCGTGATGATGGGTGTGAGCGCATTGCGCAGTGCGTGTTTCACCACCACTCGGCCCTCACTCAAACCTTTGGCGCGCGCGGTTCTAACGTAGTCGGCGCTCAACACTTGCAACATGGCGCTACGGGTATGGCGCATCAGCACGGCGGCAATCGCATTGCCGAGCACAAAGGCCGGCATGATCATGGCCGCTAGGTTGGCTTTGAGGTCTTCAAACGGGCTGACGTAACCCGACGCAGGCAACCACCCGAGCGAGACAGAGAACAGCAAAATCATCAAAATACCGAGCCAAAAGTTGGGCGTTGAAAGCCCCCACAGCGCCAGCGCATTGGCCAAATAATCCCAAGCAGAATCTTTCGCCACAGCCGAGACAATGCCGGCTGGAATACCAATTAACACCGCAATCAACATAGACAGCGCAGCGAGTTGCAAGGTGACGGGAAGCTTCTCCTTGATTAAATCCAGCACCGGTTTTTGTATCCGCAGCGACTCACCCAAATCGCCCTTGAATACGCCGCCAATCCAATAGGCATAACGCACCGGCAAAGGTTCATCCAAGTGCATTTTTTTCTGCAAATAGGCAATCACCGTTGGGTCCTGGTCTTCACCGGCCAGCATGATGGCTGGGTTGCCCGGCAGCAATTGCTGCAAGCCAAAAATGATGATGGTGACCAAAAACACCGTCGGTATCAGCGCTGATAAGCGCCTTAGAAAATAACTGAGCATGGCGTAGGCCTAGAAAATTGAGTTTATTTAAAAGCCAGTCCCTGCACGCGCATCAGGCCGTCAGGAATAGCACGCACACCGGTCAACTTATTGTTGTAAGCCCAAAGCCAATTGCGGTGATAAAGATAAATCACTGGCCGGTCTTTGTTGGTTTGAATGGCTATTTTCTCGAACAGCTTGGCGCGCTCAGCCGGCTCCCGCACAGAGCGCGATTGGCTTAGCAACGCATCAATTTCTGGTTTGCAATAACCCGAATAATTAAGCGGCTGGTTGCAGCCGTAAAAACTAAACAAGTTGCCGTCCGGATCAACCCGGCCGCTCCAAGCGAGCATGTAAACATCGAACTGGCCCTTGTCAGCCAAGTTAAGCGAGGTGGCAAATTCTGTCGATTGAATCTTCACATCAAAGCCGGCTTCCTTGGCCATGGCCTGCACCACTTGGGCAACACGCTGGCCGTCAGAAGTAGTCGGCGTCATCAGATTCACCACCGGATTAACCACACCGGCTTCCTTGAGCAAAGCCTTGGCGCGGGCGATATTGCGTTTTGGAATTGGTACGCTCTTGGCATAAAAACTATTGTTGGGTGCCAGCCACTGGTTGCCGGGTGAGGCTTCGCCGTCCATCGCCACTTGGGTGATGCCGGCCCGATCCAGCGAGAGCTCAAAAGCTTCGCGCACGCGCGGGTCGCGGCCCATGGCGTTCTTCTTGGCTTCTTCGCTTTTGCCAGTGTTAATCGTCAACCCTTGGTAGCCTAGTTCAGTGATGCGGGCGACGGACAGGCGTTTGTCGTTTTTGATTTGTGGAATGTCTGACGGCGCGACGCGTTCGATCAAATCTAACTGGCCAGCGCGTAAATTCGCCAAACGCACAGTGGAGTCAACCACGGGTTGAAAAATTATTTTGTCAAAGTGAATCGCACTTTTATTCCAGTAATTAGGAAAGCGGTCCAGCACAATCTTGTCTTGCGCTACACGCTCATTAAATTTAAACGGGCCAGAGCAAACCGGCTTGGTGCCAAAGCTGCCAGGGTTTTCTTTGGCGGCTTTGGGCGACACCATCATGCCAGCCCTGTCGGCCAACACGGACAGCAGTGGTGCGAACGGCTGCGACATATTCAAACGCACGGTTAAATCATCGAGCACATCGACGCTGCTAACCGGCAGCAACTCGCCGCGGCGGTTGGAGCCGGGCAGGGTTTTATGCCGTTCGATATTGAACTTCACCGCTGCTGCATCGAATTTTTCACCGTCATGAAAAGTCACGCCGGGGCGTAGTTTCATGATCAGGATTTTGTTGTCTGGCGACCAAACCCAAGACAGCGCTAACTGCGGCACTATGCCGAGTTTTTCATCAATATCAACCAGCTTGTCGCACAGCGAAGCAAACACAATACGGCCAACAAAAGTACGCGCCATGCTGGGGTCAAGCACATCCGGATCTTCCGCCAAACCGATGCGTAAAGTCTGTGATTGAACACCAAAAGCCAGCGTGCTCAGAGCAATCGCAAGAGCGGCGGGTAGGTGACGTTTAAAAGCGGATTTGGCGGATGGCAGTTTGGTATTTTTCATGCTGTCTCAAAGTTAGGTTACAGAAGAATTAAACAAAAAAATGAAGAAGAATTGGCGTTTGAAAAAAGATGAAAATCAAATCGCTGCGGGCAATACTTGTTTGGCAGCGCTGTTAGAAAAAGCCGCTTGCAAAATTTGCAAACGCCGATTCGGGGTGGGAATATGCATTTCAGCAGGCGGTGCACTGGCTGCAATCTCGCGCCAAAAATGGCACGCGACGCTGTGACCGCCGTCAGATAAAAGCTCTGGCACTTCTTCGGCACAGCGCGCTTTGGCGTGCGGGCAACGCGTGTGAAAGCGGCAGCCGCTAGGCGGCGAAACCGGATTCGGCACATCGCCCTGCAGTAGCACACGCTGGCGCACCAAGCCGGGCTCTGGCAGCGGTATCGCACTGAGCAAGGCTTGGGTGTAGGGGTGACGCGGCTGATCAAACAAACTTTTCTTATCCGCGTATTCCACCATCTGGCCGAGATACATCACCGCCACATGCGAAGCAATGTGTTTGACCACCGCCAAGTCGTGGGCGATAAACACATAGGCCAGCCCGAGTTGTTTTTGCAGGTCTTGCATCAGGTTCACGACCTGAGCTTGTATCGACACGTCGAGTGCCGACACTGGCTCATCACACACAATCAAACGCGGCTCAACCGCTAGCGCTCTGGCAATCCCTATACGCTGACGCTGACCGCCCGAAAACTCATGCGGATAGCGCTGCAAATACTGCGCGGGCAGGCCGACCAAATCGAGTAATTCAATCGCCCGCGCTTTTTGCCGACCACGCGCTAAGCCGTGTAATTGCAAAGGCTCGATCAGCGTTTGCTCTACCGTCATGCGCGGATTGAGTGACGAATAAGGGTCTTGAAAAATCATCTGCAACTCACGCCGGCGCTCACGCATGGCCGCGGGTTTTAACGTCATCAAGTCTTGGCCCTCAAACCAAACTTTGCCGGAAGTAGGCTCTAGCAAGCGCAGCACCAAACGGCCAGCGGTCGATTTTCCGCAACCCGATTCGCCGACCAAGGCCATAGTCTGGCCAGCACGCAACTCAAAACTCAAACCATCGACCGCATGCACCACGGCTTTATCACGGCTAAAAAGGCTTTTTTGAACCGGGAAATGTTTGACTAATTTTTCCACTCGCAGCAAAGGCGTGCTGCTATTTTTCTTCGCGTCGTTCATGCAACTGTCTCGCTAGAAAAATCAAGAGGCGCCATCCAGCAAGCCGCTTGGTGACCATCGCCCAAGTCGGTTAGCGGGGGTGGCTCGGCATGGCATTTATCTTGTGCGAACGGGCAGCGCGGCGCAAACCGGCAGCCTTGTAAACCACTCATGGGCGTGGGTACTTGGCCTTCGATGGCCGCAAGCCGGTCTTGTTCTAAATGCAGTTTAGGAATCGATCCCAGCAAGCCAATGGTGTAGGGGTGCTGGGGATTTTCAAACAAATCTTTAACACTGGCGCGCTCGACAATCCGGCCGCTATACATCACCAGCACATCGTCAGCCAGCTCAGCGATCACGCCTAAGTCGTGCGTGATCAGCATGATGGCGGTGCCGGTTTCTTCACGCAGGCTGCGCATTAATTCCAGCACTTGGGCTTGGATAGTCACATCCAATGCGGTGGTCGGCTCGTCGGCAATCAACAGGGCTGGCTCGCAGCACAAAGCCATGGCAATCATGACGCGCTGGCGCATGCCGCCTGAGAGTTTGTGCGGATACTCGTCTATGCGCCGCTCTGGTGCGGGTATACGCACACGGCGCAGCATTTCTATCGCGTGGTCTCTGGCTTGGGCTGGATTTAAATCGCGGTGGCAACGAATCGCCTCTGTCAATTGATCGCCAATCGTGAAGGCCGGATTCAATGAGGTCATGGGCTCTTGAAAAATCATTGCAATACGGTTGCCGCGCAAAGCCCGCATCTCAGGCGCAGACAACTGCGTCAGATCAGCGCCATCAAAAACAATACTGCCGCTGGCAATACGGCCTTGGCCTTTGGGCAGCAAGCCCATGATGGACAGCGAGGTGACGCTTTTACCGCAACCGGACTCACCCACAATGCCCAGTGTGCGGCCGGCTTGAACGGAAAAACTAACGCGATCAACAGCGGTGAATTCACCGCCTTCAACTTTGAAACACGTGCTTAGGTTTTTTACTTCTAACAATGCGCTCATGCTTGTGGCTCCGGGGATTTTTGGGCGGCGTGAAAGCGCGCTATGTGGGCATCAATTTCTGTACGATCGATGATGCCGCTGGGGTTTTCGCGCGTCGCGAGACATTGTGAAAAAGGCAAGTAACGCTCCAAACTCACGCGGTAAAGGCGGAGCAATTCATCCAGTGGTTCTGTATGGTCGTCAATACGAATGTCTAGCGCGGGATAGTCTTGACCCGAGTAAATCAGTAAGGCCGCAGCTTGCTTGCCGCGCTTATCGCCGCCAGCGGTTTGACCGGCTTGCATAGCCAGAATCAAACGCAAGGCAAATGGCAGCGCATTATTGTGTTTATAACTTTGGGCAGTCGCGGCAATCACTTCAGGCCCGGCGAGCATATTGCCAGCGACTGAAAAACCGTTATGCAAACTGTGACCGCACCAGTCCACGCACTCTGCACCGGTGTGGGCAGCGCCTCGGCCTAGCGCATCGACAAGGTGAATTTGGCGCTGCGCAATGCCCGCGTCCAGCGCTAACAATGTGCGCAAAATTTCAGCCGGATCGCGTCCATCAGCCATAGCGGAAAGTGAAGGCGCGGCGAGCAAGGGATTGACCAGTGCTTGGGTGGCCAACGCGCCCACATGGCTTTGGCCAAATGGGCAAAGTGCACCGACTGCAAAAAAGCGACTGGCAACGGCAACACCCAAATCTCCGTTGGTGTCGCGTGCAACTATGGACCAGGTCATGCCATCCTCTCATGCGCTATGAGAGTGGTAAATCCAGCACTCATGCTAGGCTAAACCCTGATAGAAAAAGGCTGCGTCGCATCAGAGCATAGCCTGAAATACGCTTTAGAAAAGCCTCTGAATCATTAGGTGACAAAGTATTTATATAAACCATGCCAGCACTTATGCAAGACTCAGGCCAAAGTGGCCGACGCAGAAAAAAACGTTTTTAGATTTTTTTCTGCAAGCCGCTAACCACGTCGGGATAGTTCAGTTTCAAGCGCAATTCTTTTTTAAGCCGGCTGTTGTCCATACGGCGCGATTCAGACATAAAGCTCAATTGCATTGCCGGTAACAAACGTTGCGCCTCTGTGCGCGTTAAGCGCGGCGGCGGCGCCAGGCCGTAGAGGGACGCGGCCAAGTCAAAGTAGTCGCCCATTTTGAGATCGGTGTCATCGCTGACATTGCTCACACGCTGCGGCCTGCCGCGCCATAGCGCGGCTAAACAGGCGCGCGCTAAATCGTTGGCGTGAATGTGGTTGGTATAAACATCGTCCTCGGCCAGCAGCACCGGCGTGCCCTTGCGAAGCCTAGCCTCAGGCGTGCCGCCCACTCGATCGAGCGCATAAATACCGGGTATGCGCAAAATATGAACCTTGCTGCCGGTGCCGCGCCCGAACAGACGTAATTGGTCTTCCGCATCGACACGGCGCCAAGCGCGGCCAGTCTGGGGCGCTAAGGTGCGGGTTTCATCGATGTGCTGGCCCTCGCAGTCGCCATACACGCCGCTGGTTGAGCCGTAGACCAAGCTTTGCGGCAGACTGCGCAGCCGCAGCGCGCGTAGCAAATCTAGCGTTCTGGGATCGGTGCGGGCATAGGGGTCAAGATTCGGCGGCGGCGCTAAATGCAGCACTCTTGTAGCTAACGCTGAGAGCCGACGCAGCGTGCTTTTATCGTCTAAGTTACCGAGCAATGGCGTGATCTGCTGAGCGCGAAGCTCATCCAGCCGGGAGGCCGAAGAAGTCAGCGCCAGCACCCGAATCCGGGACGGTAGCAAACGCGCAGCGCGCATGCCGACGTCACCACAGCCAATGATTAAAACGCGTTGGCGGCGAAAGCGAGAAGGCAGTGCGCCTAAAGGGTTTGAGTTTGAGGGCAAAATTGGGGGATGCGCCGCTTTAGTGGCCACATTAAAAAACCAGATGTCTTAAGGATAACCACTATGAGTTTTAACATCACAGTATTGCCCAGCGGGCGATCTTTTACCGTCAACCCAGATGAAGCCCTGCTGGCAGCCGCCATCAGCCAAGGCATTGGCATGCCGTATGGCTGCAAAGACGGCGCTTGCGGGTCTTGCAAATGCAAGAAAATTTCTGGCACTGTCACGCTAGGGCCGCACCAAGCCAAAGCCCTCTCGCCGGAAGAAGAAGAAGCTGGATTTATCCTGACCTGTTGCGCAACCGCGCAAACCGACGTGGTGTTGGAGTCGCGCCAAGTCACCGACGAAAGCGCTTTTCCGATCAAAAAAATGCCGGTACGGGTTAACGCGTTAAACAAAGTTTCGCCCGATGTGATGGTGATGCGCCTGCAATTACCAGCCAGCGATGTGTTTAAGTACCACGCCGGTCAGTATGTTGAATTCTTGCTCAGAGACGGCGACAGACGCGCTTACTCTATGGCCAACGCACCACACCAGCAAACCGATAACCCGGGTCTTGAATTGCATGTTCGCCATTCGCCAGGCGGTAAATTTACCGATCCGGTGTTTGCCACCATGAAAGAAAAAGACATCTTGCGTATTGAAGGGCCTTACGGCAGCTTTTACCTGCGCGAAGAAAGTGAAAAACCGATGGTGATGCTGGCCTCAGGCACCGGCTTTGCGCCCATTAAAGCCATGATTGAGCACATGCAGTTCAAGGGCATTACCCGCCCCACGGTGTTGTACTGGGGCGGTCGCCGTCCACAAGACCTATACCTGCACGAATGGGTGTTAGCCAGAGTCGCAGAAATGCCAAACCTGAGCTATTTCCCCGTGGTGTCAGACGCGCTGCCTGAAGACGCATGGACTGGCCGTACCGGCTTTGTTCACCAAGCGGTTTTGCAAGACATTAGCGACTTTTCGGGTCATCAGGTTTATGCCTGCGGCGCGCCCATAGTGGTGGACTCAGCGCAAGCTGCCTACATTGCTGCAGGCTTGCCTGAAGACGAATTTTTCGCTGACTCTTTCATCACGGAAAAAGAAAAAGCTGCTGCGCTGACTTAACACGCGTTGGCTTAATCGGTGATGACGCTGCGCACTGAGCTTTGATCAATCAGCCATCCGCTTTTAGCGCGGCTAGCAATTAGCGCTTTTAAATTTGCTTTTTTTAACCGCTCTTTGTTGATTGTTCAGTGCAAAGCAGTGCAGCGCTTAATGCAACCCTCAGCATCAAGCTGGGGTGTGACAATCTTGGTATGAAAATCAAATACCAAAGTGACAGGGCTAGCTCTTCTAAAAGAGTGTTAATGGCGGGCCTGGCTTGCGCCATGGCTCTTTTTCTTGCACCCGTTAGCAGCGTACTGGCGCAATCAAAAGTCATACGCTTGATAGTGCCTTACGCACCCGGTGGTCCGATAGACGTGACGGCACGCATGATGGCTGAAGGGGTAAGAAATACCTTGGGCACGGTGATCATTGAAAACAAGCCGGGTGCCGGCGGCAACATCGGTTTGGACATGCTGGCCAAGGCTGCGCCCGATGGTATGACGATTGGAATTGCAGCCGTTGCAACCAATGCGATCAACCCTTGGCTCTACAGCAAAATGCCGTTTAATGCAGCGACGGATTTCGCACCCATCACGCAAATGCTGCGTGTGCCAAACGTGTTGGTGATGAATGCCGAAACCGCCAAGCGGCTAAATATCAACAGCGTAGCGGACTTGATTAAATATGCAAAAGCCAACCCAGCCAAACTCAATTACGCCAGCGGTGGCAACGGCAGCGCTGGCCATTTAGCCGGTGAAATTTTCAAAGCCAGAGCCGGTGTTTTCGCGCTGCACATTCCCTACAACGGTGGTAATCCAGCGCAGCTTGCCTTGCAAGGCGGTCAGGTCGATTTCAATTTTGATAATTTGGCAACGGCGGCTGCGGGTATCAAGTCAGGCAAGCTCAAAGCACTGGCTGTGACGACTTTAGCGCGCAGCAGTGCCTTGCCCGATGTGCCAGCGTTATCAGAAACGCTCAAGGGCTTTGAGATTGATACTTGGTGGGGCTTAGTTGCACCGGCCGGTACGTCCAAAGATGTGATTGCAAAACTGCATCATGCCTTTGCCGCAGCGCTCAATTCACCCGAAATCAAAAGCCGCTTCGCCTTGTTAATGGCCGAACCAGTAGCCAGTACGCCAGAAGAGTTTGCCCGCCTGATGAAAAACGAGTTGGCTAAATATGAAAAAGTAGTCAAGGCGTCGGGTGCTAAGGTGGACTAAGGTGGACTAAGGTGGACTAAGGTGGACTAAAAAATGATGGCGCCAGAGAACTGGATCTTCAAATTTCAGGTTAACCAGCAAACTCAATCACGCAAAAATGGCTGCAAGGCTTTAAACGTCAAGCGTGCCGCTCCGCTATAGCCAGCGGCAAACGCCAAACTGGCACGGGCTGCATCAGACAATTGCTGCGGATGGCTGATCAGCGCCATAGCGGCGGCAAAGCCTTGAGTCATATCGGCTACGCGCTGGGCTGCACCGCAGGCTTGGGCTTGCTCAGCGGCTTGGGCAAAGTTAAATGTGTGGGGGCCCATGACGATGGGGCAAGCGCAGGCGGCGGCTTCAATCAGATTTTGTCCACCTAAGGGCGCAAAGCTGCCGCCTAGCAATGCCGCGTCGGCTAGCGCGTAATACAAGGCCATTTCGCCGAGTGAGTCGCCCAGCCAGACATCGGCCTGCATCGCCTCAGCGCTGGCGCTTGGGCCGGCATCTGACCAGCTGGAGCGACGCGAAACGCTCAAACCCAGACCGCGCGCTAACTCGGCGACTTCATCAAAGCGCTGGGGGTGACGCGGGACTAGCAAAAAACGCGGGCTAACTAATCGCTTGGGCTGATCTTTAAACTGGCGAATCTGGCTTAGAAAATCGATTTCCTCACCTTTACGCGAGCTGGCAAACAGCAGCAGCGGTTCGGCCCGCTTCCAGAGGCGGCTTTTGGCGAGCAAGGCAGCATCCAGACTGACATCGAACTTGAGGTTGCCAGACACGCTTAGCCGCGTCACGCCCAAGCGGGCAAAGCGGCTAGCGTCGGCTTCAGTCTGCGCGAGTACAGCGCTTAAACCGCTATAAGCTGGGCGCGATAAGCTGGCCAATCGCAGGGCTTGGGCAAGGGATTTTTCAGACAACCTGGCATTGACTAACAGCATGGGCAAAGCGCAGCGCCTAGCCTCGGCTAGCGTGACCGGCCAGACCTCGGTTTCCATCAACAGTCCCAGGCGCGGCTTAAAGTGATGCAGAAACCGCCGCACCACCGCAGGGCTGTCCCAAGGCTGCCAGACCTGCACATCACCCGCACGCAATAACGCCCTGCCCGCCTCGCGTCCGGTGGCCGTGCCGTGAGTAAGCAAGATGCGCAGGTCGGGATAGTGTTCACGCAAAACCGCCAGCAAGGGCGCTGCTGTGCGCGTCTCACCGAGCGAGACCGCATGCAGCCACACCAGCTCACTTCGCGTTTCTAACGGCTGGCTGTAGTGGCCAAAGCGCTCTGC includes:
- a CDS encoding gamma-glutamyltransferase family protein, which codes for MLEFDPQHFPYASRRNVVYASRGMVATSQPLAAQAGIQVLQAGGNAIDAAIATAAALTVLEPSANGIGGDAFALVWHGGKLHGLNASGPAAQASSLQSMAALGHKEMPKYGPLSVTVPGTPAAWAALAKRFGNLPLTASMSAAINYAANGFPVSPSVAYAWQQATKVFRKNLTEPHFKAWFDTFAAQRAPNAGEMIRLPGHADTLTSIAESHAESFYRGPLAEKIAACVQGAGGHLSAQDLADYAVEWVDPISVNYRGYDVWEIPPSGHGLVALIGLNILKGFDFSERDSVLTYHRQIEAIKLAFADGLKHIADPRHMRVKVEDLLSEGYAHERRQMIGQNASQPLPGTPPQGGTVFLTTADDEGNMVSMIQSNYMGFGSGMVVPGTGIALHNRGHNFTLDPDHANSLAPGKKPYHTIIPGFLTKNGMPVGPFGVMGGFMQPQGHLQMIMNTVDFHLNPQAALDAPRWEWEKGLQVQIESTTPEHIFRGLAARGHAVNWQSNRMSFGRGQIIWRDASGVLCGGTEPRTDGAVVGI
- a CDS encoding ABC transporter permease, giving the protein MSAVNLSVAKPAFTPRELSPAKRALLRLLRRRGAILGLIIVLMFVLLALFAPWIAPQDPLQTSWSAVRKAPSAAYLFGTDEIGRDVFSRVIWGARASLLAGLVSVSIAMCLGVPIGLLAGYLGGWVDGVISRFTDAMLAVPFLILAIALAAFLGPSLTNAMIAIGVSATPVFIRLTRGQVLSVKVEDFVEAARAIGNPHWRIAIRHILPNILPPLIVQATLAIAAAVIAEASLSFLGLGQQPPAPSWGSMLNTAKNYVDNAPWMALWPGLSIFLLVLSFNLLGDGLRDALDPRHK
- a CDS encoding ABC transporter permease, whose product is MLSYFLRRLSALIPTVFLVTIIIFGLQQLLPGNPAIMLAGEDQDPTVIAYLQKKMHLDEPLPVRYAYWIGGVFKGDLGESLRIQKPVLDLIKEKLPVTLQLAALSMLIAVLIGIPAGIVSAVAKDSAWDYLANALALWGLSTPNFWLGILMILLFSVSLGWLPASGYVSPFEDLKANLAAMIMPAFVLGNAIAAVLMRHTRSAMLQVLSADYVRTARAKGLSEGRVVVKHALRNALTPIITLGALEFGTLLSGAVLTEQVFSIPGFGKLIVDAVFNRDYAVVQGVVLFTSSVYILLNLLADLAYFYVNPRLRG
- a CDS encoding ABC transporter substrate-binding protein, coding for MKNTKLPSAKSAFKRHLPAALAIALSTLAFGVQSQTLRIGLAEDPDVLDPSMARTFVGRIVFASLCDKLVDIDEKLGIVPQLALSWVWSPDNKILIMKLRPGVTFHDGEKFDAAAVKFNIERHKTLPGSNRRGELLPVSSVDVLDDLTVRLNMSQPFAPLLSVLADRAGMMVSPKAAKENPGSFGTKPVCSGPFKFNERVAQDKIVLDRFPNYWNKSAIHFDKIIFQPVVDSTVRLANLRAGQLDLIERVAPSDIPQIKNDKRLSVARITELGYQGLTINTGKSEEAKKNAMGRDPRVREAFELSLDRAGITQVAMDGEASPGNQWLAPNNSFYAKSVPIPKRNIARAKALLKEAGVVNPVVNLMTPTTSDGQRVAQVVQAMAKEAGFDVKIQSTEFATSLNLADKGQFDVYMLAWSGRVDPDGNLFSFYGCNQPLNYSGYCKPEIDALLSQSRSVREPAERAKLFEKIAIQTNKDRPVIYLYHRNWLWAYNNKLTGVRAIPDGLMRVQGLAFK
- a CDS encoding ABC transporter ATP-binding protein, with protein sequence MNDAKKNSSTPLLRVEKLVKHFPVQKSLFSRDKAVVHAVDGLSFELRAGQTMALVGESGCGKSTAGRLVLRLLEPTSGKVWFEGQDLMTLKPAAMRERRRELQMIFQDPYSSLNPRMTVEQTLIEPLQLHGLARGRQKARAIELLDLVGLPAQYLQRYPHEFSGGQRQRIGIARALAVEPRLIVCDEPVSALDVSIQAQVVNLMQDLQKQLGLAYVFIAHDLAVVKHIASHVAVMYLGQMVEYADKKSLFDQPRHPYTQALLSAIPLPEPGLVRQRVLLQGDVPNPVSPPSGCRFHTRCPHAKARCAEEVPELLSDGGHSVACHFWREIAASAPPAEMHIPTPNRRLQILQAAFSNSAAKQVLPAAI
- a CDS encoding ABC transporter ATP-binding protein, which encodes MSALLEVKNLSTCFKVEGGEFTAVDRVSFSVQAGRTLGIVGESGCGKSVTSLSIMGLLPKGQGRIASGSIVFDGADLTQLSAPEMRALRGNRIAMIFQEPMTSLNPAFTIGDQLTEAIRCHRDLNPAQARDHAIEMLRRVRIPAPERRIDEYPHKLSGGMRQRVMIAMALCCEPALLIADEPTTALDVTIQAQVLELMRSLREETGTAIMLITHDLGVIAELADDVLVMYSGRIVERASVKDLFENPQHPYTIGLLGSIPKLHLEQDRLAAIEGQVPTPMSGLQGCRFAPRCPFAQDKCHAEPPPLTDLGDGHQAACWMAPLDFSSETVA